ACAGGCAACTGCAAATACGTGCCAGTTTCAAGCATTtcactttgaaaaattaaatacctgAGTTGATAAAACATCAGTAATTTGTACTGTCCGATCATAGTGCTTCAAATTGTACTGTGTGTTGATAATTTCACTCTTCGGTTTATAGGTCGTGACTTGAATGTCTTGATGGGGGGTTGCCCAAGCTTCCTCCACACTTATATCCATACTTCGCAATAATTTATGAATAaacttttgataattttccaatatGGCATAATCGTAGCCAcgaatttgaatatttaaagtGTCGTACATTGGAAGATTCGATTTCATGgcctaaaaaatgttttttgggtAACTTTAAGAGGTTATATTTGGTTACCTCGAGATAATCGGGCTCGTAGAGGTTGTTCCCGAATGATTTGGGCGTCTGGTGCAAGAAACGGCATTGAAGAGCCCTACGTGTGACCctcaataaattattcatagtATAAACTGGAGAACTTAAATTCTTTAGCGGTTACCTCCAACAAATTTGAGGTTATGTGGTCcacttttttttgattttgattataaataaagataaaaaaacaacaaaacctttatttaaatttttctgttacAAGATGTAAATGTAAACGTTACAAATGGTCGCTATCTGGAGACTATGGAATGTGATTTGCGTAATTGCCGATtattaaacagaaaaattattccTTTACTTTGAAGATCTTTTGTACGTTACATAAATATTCCCTCCTGATCGCATATTGGTAATAAAAATAGAGTTTTCTACTAAAGTAAACATACAAAatctggaaaaaatatttgtggttCATAAAAACAGTAATGACTCGTCAATCTATTAATTACCAAATAAATGCAGAGACTCGCCAGAATGAACAAGAAGTAGAGTCTGCTATCAGCTTTAGCCTACGATTGAATACTTTACTTTATTTCTCAATAAAAGACAATTTACCTTTTTCACTTTGACAAACGGCAAATATTGTGCTATGTAATATTCGTCGCTTATTTCAGGCAAGTTTTCCGTCACTAATTTATAAACCTGATCCATGGCAATCCCCATGTGGTTCAAAACGGGGCTTACATGATGCACATAGAAAGCCACAAAAGGCCCAACGTACGTATCAAAAGTCTGGTCAAGAAATTGCCTAAGCGATTGTGGTGGTTGTTTAACGCTTTCAGCGGCTATATTTTCTCCAGTCGAGATAGTAAACCTCGGAAAAGTAAAGTAACGGGTGCAGGTTTTCTCGTTTTTACCTAAAAATACCGCAGTTATGGATTGTTACGCATAACCGACTCACTTGTCTCGGAGCATATCGGGAAGTAGTATGCGTGTCCGAAATTTAGGCAAAAGACAAGAAAAAGTGCTGAAATGACTTTCATCACGatgatttttctaataaaattatgccaaacaaattttgaaaaatttagtaaCTTTCGTTACTAGGTTTTGCGCTAGCAACTTTAGCTGCGTGAATCACGCATGTTGGCGAAATTGTACGGTTGTGATTGAAAAGGAGCTGCGAAAGGGGTGAACGAAAGGGGAgttcgaaatttaaatttattcacgTTTTGGTAATtgccatttaaatttaataatcaatACTGCAGAAAAATACGTGTTTGTTTTGGTGATTTTCGTGTCAAGGTTACTTGAGTTGGCGACAGTTTATTGTTGATTTATTGTGCAGGTTATCTTGCGGAAAATCGGGAAATtgcaatgtttaaaaaatggttttcgTTGGCATGCATTCTAATATGCACTTCTTTGATCACCTGCCTCCCGGATGAGGGCAAGTGGGACTCTAACCTGACCGTGGTAAGTCCCTGACATCCCACAGGAACCCCTCAAACGTCACACCTGATTTTACAGGACGACAATGGCCTAATCCTCACCAAAAGTCTATACAAAGGGGCGCAAATCTTCATTAAAAGTAACCGCCAGaactttctgtattttttaaataaattcgcAAATTTTTAGTCAATTGTGACACCCACATCCGCGAGCTTGAAATCAACATAAAAGTGGTGATAGTGCCGTCGCCATGCTGGGACTACAGCAACACGATAAGCGAGGCCACCGAAGTAAGTTAATAAAAACGGTTTTTGTACTCATACAAAATTGCAGCTGATCAAATCACCGGCACCGGGGGCCAACTCCTCGTCCTTGTACCGCTTCACGCGTGCGTACACGTGCCCCGACCACGTCGTCATCGACAGCGCCCCCCTCACCAAAGACCACTCGCGGCCCCCCATCTACGAGATACCCCACGACGGCGTCTACGTCCTCGTGTTCCAAATGAGCGCCCCCTTGAACACCTCCGACTTGACCGTGGGGGTCCACGTCGAAATGAAGAGCGATTACGGGTATCTCTCGGCCGCCGATTGGCCCCTTTTGCCTTTCTACGGCTTCATGTGCATTTTCTACGTGATTTTGGGGGTCATCTGGCTCATTCTGTCGTTTCTGCAATGGCGGGATTTGCTCAGAGTCCAGTTCTGGATCGGGGGAGTTATCCTGTTGGGGATGTTGGAAAAGGCGACTTTTTACGCCGAATATCAGAGCATTAATAACACAGGGATGCGCGTCCAGGGGGCTATGCTTTTTGCCGAGTGGGTCTCCTGTGCCAAGCGCACGCTGGCCCGAATGTTGGTCGTGATTGTAAGTCTAGGTTTCGGGATTGTTAAACCTAGACTAGGCTCAACTTTGCATCGGGTTGTTGGGGTGGGcttcttgtattttttcctAGCGGCGTCTGAGGCGTACTTGAGGATAATGCGGCCGAAAAATGACCAAAGTCGCGATTTGTTGGTCGCTTCGGTTCCACTTGCAGTGTTAGATTCGGCGATTTGTTGGTGGATTTTCAGCGCTTTGGTCAACACGACAAGGACTCTCCGCTTGAGACGCAACGAAATCAAGCTGAGTCTCTACCGCCACTTTACCAACACTCTAATCTTCGCTGTTATCGCCTCAATTTGCTTCATGTTGTATTCGATTAAGACGCATCGCATAGTTCAATGTTTAGTCGTGTGGAAAAATCTCTGGTTGGAGGAGGCCTTCTGGCACATTCTCTTCTCGGCTTTGTTGCTCGTGATTATGATTTTGTGGAGACCCACGAATAATAATCAGAGGTACGCCTTTGTGCCGCTTTTGGACACGGGGGAGGACGAGGAGGAGGAGCAGTTGGTCAATGATGCCTACGGGGTCAAAGTCAGGATACACCACCCCAAGGGGGCCTCACCGAGGAGCAATTCGGTGGATGATGATTTGAAATG
The sequence above is a segment of the Tribolium castaneum strain GA2 chromosome 9, icTriCast1.1, whole genome shotgun sequence genome. Coding sequences within it:
- the mRpL48 gene encoding large ribosomal subunit protein mL48, which translates into the protein MNNLLRVTRRALQCRFLHQTPKSFGNNLYEPDYLEAMKSNLPMYDTLNIQIRGYDYAILENYQKFIHKLLRSMDISVEEAWATPHQDIQVTTYKPKSEIINTQYNLKHYDRTVQITDVLSTQLPVILRALEASTPSGITVHVRPHEEWDEEIRYVPDTELKQLKQELDDLGGPLKKK
- the LOC103312599 gene encoding uncharacterized protein LOC103312599, encoding MKVISALFLVFCLNFGHAYYFPICSETSKNEKTCTRYFTFPRFTISTGENIAAESVKQPPQSLRQFLDQTFDTYVGPFVAFYVHHVSPVLNHMGIAMDQVYKLVTENLPEISDEYYIAQYLPFVKVKKAKADSRLYFLFILASLCIYLILYVYFSRKLYFYYQYAIRREYLCNVQKIFKVKE
- the LOC662292 gene encoding transmembrane protein 87A, which gives rise to MFKKWFSLACILICTSLITCLPDEGKWDSNLTVDDNGLILTKSLYKGAQIFIKINCDTHIRELEINIKVVIVPSPCWDYSNTISEATELIKSPAPGANSSSLYRFTRAYTCPDHVVIDSAPLTKDHSRPPIYEIPHDGVYVLVFQMSAPLNTSDLTVGVHVEMKSDYGYLSAADWPLLPFYGFMCIFYVILGVIWLILSFLQWRDLLRVQFWIGGVILLGMLEKATFYAEYQSINNTGMRVQGAMLFAEWVSCAKRTLARMLVVIVSLGFGIVKPRLGSTLHRVVGVGFLYFFLAASEAYLRIMRPKNDQSRDLLVASVPLAVLDSAICWWIFSALVNTTRTLRLRRNEIKLSLYRHFTNTLIFAVIASICFMLYSIKTHRIVQCLVVWKNLWLEEAFWHILFSALLLVIMILWRPTNNNQRYAFVPLLDTGEDEEEEQLVNDAYGVKVRIHHPKGASPRSNSVDDDLKWLEENIKSDPALPILDSDEELVSTRFEVSKMQ